In the genome of Magnolia sinica isolate HGM2019 chromosome 2, MsV1, whole genome shotgun sequence, one region contains:
- the LOC131236990 gene encoding protein PIN-LIKES 7-like, with amino-acid sequence MGFWTLFSVATMPVLQVLIISGLGAFLASGYCNLLVADARKHMNKIVFIVFTPALMFASLAKSVTLEDIISWWFMPINIGLTFLFGGILGWIVVKILKPAPYLEGLVIATCSAGNLGNLMLIVVPAICKENGSPFGDSSICSVNAYSYASFSMALGGFYIWTYTYHLIRSAGEVYDEIRSIEDSRKIPNKESDASGETRLLVGEDEEPPSPMPRILSSMKLMGEDEEPRSPLPRILSSMKSIDESTENQPILQILSSHRLMSNKKVQFWGRVQVFLHQIIEELLAPPTVSAILGFIFGATPWLKSLLIGTNAPLRVIQDSIKLLGDGTIPCITLILGGNLTKGLRSGKLRPLIIILVIIVRYAILPIIGVGIVRGASKLGFLSKDPLYQYVLMVQYTLPPAMNIGTMSQLFDVGQEECSVLYLWTYLIAALAVTSWSTFFLWLLS; translated from the exons ATGGGGTTTTGGACATTATTCTCGGTGGCAACAATGCCTGTTTTGCAAGTGCTCATCATCAGTGGTCTTGGTGCTTTTCTGGCTTCTGGTTATTGCAATCTACTGGTCGCTGATGCGAGGAAGCACATGAACAAG ATTGTGTTCATCGTGTTCACTCCAGCGCTCATGTTCGCGAGTCTGGCGAAGTCCGTTACTCTGGAAGACATCATCTCTTG GTGGTTTATGCCCATTAACATCGGCCTAACCTTCTTATTTGGAGGAATCCTGGGATGGATAGTTGTGAAGATATTGAAACCCGCACCCTATCTTGAAGGGCTGGTCATTGCTACTTGCTCAGCAG GAAACTTGGGAAATCTGATGTTGATTGTGGTCCCCGCAATTTGTAAAGAGAACGGTAGTCCATTCGGGGACAGTAGTATTTGCAGTGTCAATGCATACTCTTATGCTTCTTTCTCAATGGCA CTTGGAGGCTTCTACATCTGGACATACACTTACCATCTTATACGAAGTGCGGGCGAAGTGTATGATGAAATCAGATCGATTGAGGACTCTCGGAAGATACCAAACAAGGAATCTGATGCTAGTGGGGAAACCCGCCTTCTTGTGGGAGAAGATGAAGAGCCTCCTTCGCCAATGCCTCGGATTTTGTCATCAATGAAGTTGATGGGTGAAGATGAAGAGCCTCGTTCGCCATTGCCTCGGATTTTGTCATCAATGAAGTCCATTGATGAATCTACAGAAAACCAACCT ATTCTACAAATATTATCGAGCCATAGGCTCATGAGCAACAAGAAGGTGCAATTCTGGGGAAGAGTGCAAGTATTTCTTCACCAGATCATTGAAGAGTTACTAGCACCTCCAACTGTTTCTGCG ATCCTCGGTTTCATTTTCGGTGCGACGCCATGGCTGAAATCTCTCCTCATCGGTACAAATGCCCCACTCCGCGTGATCCAAGACTCGATCAAATTATTAGG GGATGGCACAATTCCATGCATCACTCTTATACTAGGAGGAAATCTCACCAAGG GTTTACGTTCGGGGAAATTAAGGCCTTTGATaattattttggttattattgtgCGCTATGCGATCCTTCCCATAATTGGAGTTGGCATTGTTAGAGGAGCCAGCAAACTTGGTTTCCTATCAAAAGACCCATTGTATCAATACGTTCTGATGGTCCAATATACGCTCCCACCCGCTATGAATATTG GTACGATGTCCCAACTCTTTGATGTGGGCCAAGAGGAATGCTCCGTCCTCTATCTGTGGACGTACTTGATTGCTGCACTCGCAGTCACTTCGTGGTCCACATTCTTCTTGTGGCTCCTATCTTGA